A window from Myxocyprinus asiaticus isolate MX2 ecotype Aquarium Trade chromosome 37, UBuf_Myxa_2, whole genome shotgun sequence encodes these proteins:
- the LOC127428253 gene encoding zinc transporter ZIP3-like, which translates to MGIAVAKIFCLLGVFALMLGGILIPVRMMQTPFDKVTRYRKVVAFSNSFGGGVFLATCFNALLPTVRDKVEEVLKMVNVSTDYPLAETMMMLGFFLTVFVEQAVLTFRKEKPSFIDLETFNAGGSEAGSDSEYDTPFIATPRGTAGAHQHHSHNHGHFSPTELTRAGPLRLASLVLALSAHSVFEGLALGLQEDGAKLGSLFIGVAIHETLAAVALGVNVAKAGVPLRDASKLGITVSLMIPLGIGIGMGIETAQNLAGSIISVVLQGLAAGTFLFITFFEILSQELEDKHDRLLKVLFLIVGYGILAGLIFIKW; encoded by the exons ATGGGGATAGCTGTAGCCAAAATCTTCTGCCTGCTGGGGGTCTTCGCCCTCATGTTGGGGGGGATCCTTATCCCTGTACGGATGATGCAGACACCGTTTGATAAAGTCACAAGGTACAGAAAAGTGGTTGCATTCAGCAATTCTTTTGGAGGAGGTGTATTCCTGGCTACCTGCTTCAATGCCCTTCTACCAACGGTTAGAGATAAG GTTGAGGAAGTCCTGAAAATGGTAAACGTCTCCACGGACTACCCATTGGCAGAGACGATGATGATGCTTGGGTTTTTCCTCACAGTATTCGTCGAACAGGCCGTACTGACTTTCCGCAAAGAGAAGCCCTCATTTATTGACTTGGAGACATTTAACGCCGGTGGCTCGGAGGCAGGGAGCGACTCTGAATACGATACTCCTTTCATTGCCACCCCTCGTGGTACAGCTGGAGCCCACCAGCACCATTCTCATAACCATGGGCACTTTAGCCCTACAGAACTGACTCGTGCTGGGCCGTTGAGGTTGGCTAGCCTGGTGCTGGCGCTTTCCGCTCATTCTGTTTTTGAGGGTCTCGCTCTGGGCCTTCAGGAAGATGGAGCTAAGCTTGGAAGCCTCTTCATTGGAGTGGCCATCCATGAGACGCTGGCAGCCGTGGCACTAGGGGTTAATGTAGCAAAGGCAGGAGTGCCCCTACGGGATGCCAGTAAGCTGGGCATAACAGTAAGCCTAATGATCCCTCTGGGCATCGGTATTGGCATGGGTATTGAGACAGCCCAGAACTTGGCAGGAAGTATTATCTCTGTTGTGCTCCAGGGTCTGGCAGCCGGCACATTCCTCTTCATAACGTTCTTTGAGATCCTTTCACAAGAGCTAGAAGATAAACATGATAGGCTACTGAAGGTGCTATTTCTTATTGTGGGCTACGGTATACTAGCAGGTCTTATCTTTATCAAATGGTGA